A segment of the Streptomyces sp. P9-A2 genome:
CGCTCTCCACGAAGCCCGCCTTGCGGTAGAAGCCGAGGGCGCGCGCGTTGTCCGGGTGCACGATGAGCCGCACCCGCTCCAACCTCACCGCCCACGCCCACTCCAGTGCGGCCTCGAACAACGCCTTGGTCAGCCCGTTCCCCCGGTGCTCGGGCCGGACGAACACCCCGAAGAGATGCCCCTGCCGCCGCTCGACGGGAAACCCGGCCAGGTCCGTCGCACCGGGCTCCTCGACCAGCACGGCGACCGTCCCCACCCAGGCGCCGCCCGCCGTCTCGGCGATGAACTGCCGCATCCCGTCCGCACCCTCGGCCGCACGCGCCGTCCGCTCCTGCCAGTACGTGTCGGGCTGCGCCACCGCCTTCTCATACGTGTCCAGGAAGGCGATGTCCGCGACCGGGTCCCGCAGTGCGGTGAGCCGCAACCGCTTCAACGCGGTCCACTCTCCGGCTCGCACCGGCCGGATCACATAGTCCCGGAAAGCAGTGCCGAGCGCCGTCTCGGAACGCGTAGTACTCATACCGGCCCACCGTAGTACCGGGGTACCACCGCCCTCACCCGAATTACTGCCCGCGGTCCGACGTACTCCGGCCCCGCACGGACGAGCATCGAAGCCCGCGTGTTTCCCCGACGGACGGACCCACCACCATGGACCTCGTGGCGACGGACCAGAAAGCCCCCGCGGGAAAAGAAACCAGGCATCCGAAGGGCGAACGCGCCGCGGAGCCACTCACCCAGTACGTTCAGCGCGTCACCCGGCGGGTCCGCGCCTTCGACCGGCGTCACCCGCTGCCGTGGGACCTGCATGTCACCGGGTTCTGGGTGACCGCCGCCCTCATCGACGTCCTCGGCGGCGGCTGGCTCACCACCACCCACCACCCCGGCGCGCCGCGCTGGCTCCTCCTGACGCTCAGCCTCGGCCTCTCCGTCCCCCTCCTGCGGCGCCGCACGCACCCCGTCACGGTCCTGCTCGCCATGGCCCCGTTCGCGCTGGTCAACGCCTGGACCGGCACCGCCCTCCAAGCGGCCCTGCTGCAACTCGTCGCCGTCTACCATGTCGCCCTGCGCCTCCCCCTGCGCAACCTGTGGTGGATGACCGCCCTCGTCCTCACCCCGGCCGCGGTCTCCGCGGCCCGCCACGGGGAGGAGGGTGCCTGGAGCCGGCAGATCGGCTCGCAGCTGACGTCCCTCGTCGTGGTGGCCCTCATCGGCATCACCGTCCGCACCCGGCAGAACCACACGGAGGCCCTGGAGGACCGCGCCCGCCGCCTCGAGACCGAACGCGACCAGCAGGCCCAGCTCGCCACCGCCGCGGAACGCGCCCGTATCGCCCGCGAGATGCACGACATCATCGGCCACAACCTCTCCGTCATCACCGGCCTGGCCGACGGCGGCAAGTACGCGGCCACCAAGTCCCCGGAACGCGCCGCCCAAGCACTCGACGCCATCGGCACCACCAGTCGCCAGGCCATGAGCGAACTCCGCCGCCTCCTGGACGTCCTCCGGGACGACGAGGCCGGCCGTCACCCCGCCGAACTGACGCCCCAGCCCACCCTCACCGACCTCGAACAGCTCATCAACGGCGTCCGCGCCGCGGGCCTCCCCGTCCACACCACGGTCGAAGGCCGGGCCGACCTCCCCGCCGGCCGCCAGCTCACCGTCTACCGCGTCATCCAGGAAGCCCTCACCAACGCCCTCAAGCACGCCGGCCCGAACACCACCGCCGAGATCACCCTCGTCCACGGCGGCCAGGGCGCCGTCACGGCCACGATCACCGACACCGGAACAGCCGGAACAGCCGGGGAGGCCACTCCCGCCGACGGCCGCGGCCTCCCCGGAATGCGTGAACGAACCGCCCTGTACGGCGGCACACTTGAGGCCGGCCCACGCCCCCACCCCGAACAGGGCTGGCGCGTCCACCTGTACCTCCCGGAGGAAACCCCGCAGTGACCACCGTCCTCATAGCCGACGACCAGCCCCTCCAGCGCTTCGGCTTCCGCATGCTGCTGGAGAGCCAGGACGACATGACGGTCCTCGGCGAGGCGTCCGGCGGCAGCGAAGCGGTCCGCATGACAGCCGAACTGCACCCCGACGTCGTCCTGATGGACATCCGCATGCCCGGCATGGACGGCATCGAGGCCACCCGCCACATCGTCGCCGCCGGCGACCGCACCCGCGTCCTCATCCTCACCACGTTCGACCTCGACAAGTACGCCTACGCAGGCCTCCGCGCCGGCGCCTCCGGCTTCCTCGTCAAGGACGCCCAGCCGGAGGAACTCCTCTCCGGCATCCGCTCCGTGGCCACCGGTGACGCGGTCGTCGCCCCCGGCCTGACCCGCCGTCTCCTGGACGCCTACGCCCACCACCTGCCGACGTCCACCCACCAGGACCCCACCACGCCCACGAGCCCGTACACCGACCCCCGACTGAACACCCTCACCGAGCGCGAACGCGAGATCCTCACCGTCATCGGCCAGGGCTGGACCAACACGGAGATCGCCACCCGCCTCCACCTCGCCGAATCAACGGTGAAGACCCACGTCAGCCGCGTCCTCGCGAAGACGGGCTCGAGGGACCGCGTCCAGGCAGTGATCCTGGCCTACGACACCAAGCTGGTGGAGCCGTCATAAAAACGGCTCCAAACGCAGGAAAGCCCCGTGCCGGTGGCACGGGGCTTTCCCATTCAAGAATTGTTCGGCGGCGTCCTACTCTCCCACAGGGTCCCCCCTGCAGTACCATCGGCGCAATAAGGCTTAGCTTCCGGGTTCGGAATGTAACCGGGCGTTTCCCCTACGCTATGACCACCGAAACACTATGAAACAGACAACAACCGCACCACGCCAAGTACGTGGGGTCGTTCGTGGTTTCAGAACCAACACAGTGGACGCGAGCAACTGAGGACAAGCCCTCGGCCTATTAGTACCGGTCAACTCCACACGTTACCGTGCTTCCATATCCGGCCTATCAACCCAGTCGTCTACTGGGAGCCTTACCCCATCAAGTGGGTGGGAGTCCTCATCTCGAAGCAGGCTTCCCGCTTAGATGCTTTCAGCGGTTATCCCTCCCGAACGTAGCCAACCAGCCATGCCCTTGGCAGGACAACTGGCACACCAGAGGTTCGTCCGTCCCGGTCCTCTCGTACTAGGGACAGCCCTTCTCAAGACTCCTGCGCGCGCAGCGGATAGGGACCGAACTGTCTCACGACGTTCTAAACCCAGCTCGCGTACCGCTTTAATGGGCGAACAGCCCAACCCTTGGGACCGACTCCAGCCCCAGGATGCGACGAGCCGACATCGAGGTGCCAAACCATCCCGTCGATATGGACTCTTGGGGAAGATCAGCCTGTTATCCCCGGGGTACCTTTTATCCGTTGAGCGACGGCGCTTCCACAAGCCACCGCCGGATCACTAGTCCCGACTTTCGTCCCTGCTCGACCCGTCGGTCTCACAGTCAAGCTCCCTTGTGCACTTACACTCAACACCTGATTACCAACCAGGCTGAGGGAACCTTTGGGCGCCTCCGTTACTCTTTAGGAGGCAACCGCCCCAGTTAAACTACCCATCAGACACTGTCCCTGATCCGGATCACGGACCCAGGTTAGACATCCAGCACGACCAGACTGGTATTTCAACGACGACTCCCCCACCACTGGCGTGATGGGTTCACAGTCTCCCAGCTATCCTACACAAGCCGAACCGAACACCAATATCAAACTGTAGTAAAGGTCCCGGGGTCTTTCCGTCCTGCTGCGCGAAACGAGCATCTTTACTCGTAGTGCAATTTCACCGGGCCTATGGTTGAGACAGTCGAGAAGTCGTTACGCCATTCGTGCAGGTCGGAACTTACCCGACAAGGAATTTCGCTACCTTAGGATGGTTATAGTTACCACCGCCGTTTACTGGCGCTTAAGTTCTCAGCCTCGCCACCCCGAAGAGTGACTAACCGGTCCCCTTAACGTTCCAGCACCGGGCAGGCGTCAGTCCGTATACATCGCCTTACGGCTTCGCACGGACCTGTGTTTTTAGTAAACAGTCGCTTCTCGCTGGTCTCTGCGGCCACACCCAGCTCACCGAGTAAATCGGATCACCGGACATGGCCCCCCTTCTCCCGAAGTTACGGGGGCATTTTGCCGAGTTCCTTAACCATAGTTCACCCGAACGCCTCGGTATTCTCTACCTGACTACCTGAGTCGGTTTAGGGTACGGGCCGCCATGAAACTCGCTAGAGGCTTTTCTCGACAGCATAGGATCATCCACTTCGCCACAATCGGCTCGGCATCGGGTCTCACCCCCATGTCATCCGGATTTACCTGGATGACGGGCTACACCCTTACCCCGGGACTACCACCGCCCGGGCTGGACTACCTTCCTGCGTCACCCCATCACTCACCTACTACAAGTCTGGTCCGCCGGCTCCACCACTTTCCTTTCCCCGAAGGGTCCGGAACGGCTTCACGGGCTTAGCATCGCCTGATTCAATGTTTGACGCTTCACAGCGGGTACCGGAATATCAACCGGTTATCCATCGACTACGCCTGTCGGCCTCGCCTTAGGTCCCGACTTACCCTGGGCAGATCAGCTTGACCCAGGAACCCTTAGTCAATCGGCGCACACGTTTCTCACGTGTGTATCGCTACTCATGCCTGCATTCTCACTCGTCAACCGTCCACCACTGCCTTCCGGCGCGGCTTCACCCGGCAGACGACGCTCCCCTACCCATCACAGCGGGCGTTGGCCCTATAGCTGCAATGACACGACTTCGGCGGTACGCTTGAGCCCCGCTACATTGTCGGCGCGGAATCACTAGACCAGTGAGCTATTACGCACTCTTTCAAGGGTGGCTGCTTCTAAGCCAACCTCCTGGTTGTCTGTGCGACTCCACATCCTTTTCCACTTAGCGTACGCTTGGGGGCCTTAGTCGATGCTCTGGGCTGTTTCCCTCTCGACCATGGAGCTTATCCCCCACAGTCTCACTGCCGCGCTCTCACTTACCGGCATTCGGAGTTTGGCTAAGGTCAGTAACCCGGTAGGGCCCATCGCCTATCCAGTGCTCTACCTCCGGCAAGAAACACGCGACGCTGCACCTAAATGCATTTCGGGGAGAACCAGCTATCACGGAGTTTGATTGGCCTTTCACCCCTAACCACAGGTCATCCCCCAGGTTTTCAACCCTGGTGGGTTCGGTCCTCCACGAAGTCTTACCTCCGCTTCAACCTGCCCATGGCTAGATCACTCCGCTTCGGGTCTTGAGCATGCTACTGAGACGCCCTGTTCGGACTCGCTTTCGCTACGGCTTCCCCACCCGGGTTAACCTCGCAACACACCGCAAACTCGCAGGCTCATTCTTCAAAAGGCACGCAGTCACGAGAATGAGGCAAGCCTCATTCCGACGCTCCCACGGCTTGTAGGCACACGGTTTCAGGTACTA
Coding sequences within it:
- a CDS encoding GNAT family N-acetyltransferase, encoding MSTTRSETALGTAFRDYVIRPVRAGEWTALKRLRLTALRDPVADIAFLDTYEKAVAQPDTYWQERTARAAEGADGMRQFIAETAGGAWVGTVAVLVEEPGATDLAGFPVERRQGHLFGVFVRPEHRGNGLTKALFEAALEWAWAVRLERVRLIVHPDNARALGFYRKAGFVESGVTLPLAGKPDEHELEMVVER
- a CDS encoding sensor histidine kinase; protein product: MDLVATDQKAPAGKETRHPKGERAAEPLTQYVQRVTRRVRAFDRRHPLPWDLHVTGFWVTAALIDVLGGGWLTTTHHPGAPRWLLLTLSLGLSVPLLRRRTHPVTVLLAMAPFALVNAWTGTALQAALLQLVAVYHVALRLPLRNLWWMTALVLTPAAVSAARHGEEGAWSRQIGSQLTSLVVVALIGITVRTRQNHTEALEDRARRLETERDQQAQLATAAERARIAREMHDIIGHNLSVITGLADGGKYAATKSPERAAQALDAIGTTSRQAMSELRRLLDVLRDDEAGRHPAELTPQPTLTDLEQLINGVRAAGLPVHTTVEGRADLPAGRQLTVYRVIQEALTNALKHAGPNTTAEITLVHGGQGAVTATITDTGTAGTAGEATPADGRGLPGMRERTALYGGTLEAGPRPHPEQGWRVHLYLPEETPQ
- a CDS encoding response regulator transcription factor, which codes for MTTVLIADDQPLQRFGFRMLLESQDDMTVLGEASGGSEAVRMTAELHPDVVLMDIRMPGMDGIEATRHIVAAGDRTRVLILTTFDLDKYAYAGLRAGASGFLVKDAQPEELLSGIRSVATGDAVVAPGLTRRLLDAYAHHLPTSTHQDPTTPTSPYTDPRLNTLTEREREILTVIGQGWTNTEIATRLHLAESTVKTHVSRVLAKTGSRDRVQAVILAYDTKLVEPS